From Camarhynchus parvulus chromosome 22, STF_HiC, whole genome shotgun sequence, a single genomic window includes:
- the CAMK2B gene encoding calcium/calmodulin-dependent protein kinase type II subunit beta isoform X3 translates to MATTVPCTRFTDEYQLYEEIGKGAFSVVRRCVKLCTGHEYAAKIINTKKLSARDHQKLEREARICRLLKHSNIVRLHDSISEEGFHYLVFDLVTGGELFEDIVAREYYSEADASHCIQQILEAVLHCHQMGVVHRDLKPENLLLASKCKGAAVKLADFGLAIEVQGDQQAWFGFAGTPGYLSPEVLRKEAYGKPVDIWACGVILYILLVGYPPFWDEDQHKLYQQIKAGAYDFPSPEWDTVTPEAKNLINQMLTINPAKRITAHEALKHPWVCQRSTVASMMHRQETVECLKKFNARRKLKGAILTTMLATRNFSVGRQTTAPPTMSAAAAGAPLGLVEQAAKSLLNKKADGVKPQTNSTKGSAGVTSPKGTLPPTALESSDSTNTTIEDEDTKARKQEIIKITEQLIEAVNNGDFEAYAKICDPGLTSFEPEALGNLVEGMDFHRFYFENLLSKNNKPIHTTILNPHVHVIGEDAACIAYIRLTQYIDGQGRPRTSQSEETRVWHRRDGKWQNVHFHGSGAPVAPLQ, encoded by the exons ACCACCAGAAGCTGGAGCGCGAGGCGCGGATCTGCCGGCTGCTCAAGCACTCCAACATCG TGCGGCTCCACGACAGCATCTCCGAGGAGGGGTTCCATTACCTCGTCTTTGACCT GGTGACGGGCGGCGAGCTCTTTGAGGACATCGTGGCGCGGGAGTACTACAGTGAGGCTGATGCCAG CCACTGCATCCAGCAGATCCTGGAGGCTGTCCTGCACTGTCACCAGATGGGGGTGGTCCACAGGGACCTCAAG cccgAGAACCTGCTCCTGGCCAGCAAGTGCAAAGGGGCAGCAGTGAAGCTGGCAGACTTTGGCCTCGCCATCGAGGTGCAGGGGGATCAGCAGGCCTGGTTTG gatTTGCAGGCACACCTGGCTACCTGTCCCCCGAGGTGCTGCGCAAAGAGGCCTATGGCAAACCCGTGGACATCTGGGCATGTG GGGTCATCCTGTACATCCTGCTGGTGGGCTACCCGCCGTTCTGGGACGAGGACCAGCACAAACTCTACCAACAGATCAAGGCTGGGGCCTACGAT tTCCCTTCACCTGAGTGGGACACGGTCACCCCCGAAGCCAAAAACCTCATCAACCAGATGCTGACCATCAACCCCGCCAAGCGCATCACAGCCCACGAGGCCCTCAAGCACCCGTGGGTCTGC caacGCTCCACCGTGGCCTCCATGATGCACAGGCAGGAGACAGTGGAGTGCTTGAAAAAGTTCAATGCCCGGAGGAAGCTCAAG GGTGCCATCCTCACCACCATGCTGGCCACCAGGAACTTCTCAG TGGGCAGACAGACCACCGCTCCTCCCACCATGTCGGCGGCCGCTGCCGGGGCCCCGCTGGGGCTGGTGGAACAAG CAGCTAAGAGCTTACTGAACAAGAAGGCGGACGGCGTCAAG ccccagaccAACAGCACCAAAGGCAGCGCCGGCGTCACCAGCCCCAAGGGCACCCTCCCGCCCACCGCTCTG GAGTCCTCCGACAGCACCAACACCACCATCGAGGACGAGGACACCAAAG CCCGCAAGCAGGAGATCATCAAGATCACGGAGCAGCTCATCGAGGCCGTCAACAACGGCGACTTCGAGGCCTACGC GAAGATCTGCGACCCGGGGCTCACCTCCTTTGAGCCCGAGGCGCTGGGCAACCTCGTGGAGGGGATGGACTTCCACCGCTTCTATTTCGAGAACT TGCTCTCCAAGAACAACAAGCCGATCCACACGACCATCCTGAACCCGCACGTTCACGTTATCGGGGAGGACGCGGCGTGCATCGCCTACATCCGCCTGACGCAGTACATCGACGGGCAGGGCCGGCCCCGCACCAGCCAGTCCGAGGAGACGCGCGTGTGGCACCGCCGCGACGGCAAGTGGCAGAACGTGCACTTCCACGGCTCGGGGGCCCCGGTGGCCCCGCTGCAGTGA
- the CAMK2B gene encoding calcium/calmodulin-dependent protein kinase type II subunit beta isoform X7, with protein MPVTVSMSSLPAFLPPITLPLSRGSRSHCIQQILEAVLHCHQMGVVHRDLKPENLLLASKCKGAAVKLADFGLAIEVQGDQQAWFGFAGTPGYLSPEVLRKEAYGKPVDIWACGVILYILLVGYPPFWDEDQHKLYQQIKAGAYDFPSPEWDTVTPEAKNLINQMLTINPAKRITAHEALKHPWVCQRSTVASMMHRQETVECLKKFNARRKLKGAILTTMLATRNFSVGRQTTAPPTMSAAAAGAPLGLVEQAAKSLLNKKADGVKPQTNSTKGSAGVTSPKGTLPPTALEPQSTVIHNPGDGAKESSDSTNTTIEDEDTKARKQEIIKITEQLIEAVNNGDFEAYAKICDPGLTSFEPEALGNLVEGMDFHRFYFENLLSKNNKPIHTTILNPHVHVIGEDAACIAYIRLTQYIDGQGRPRTSQSEETRVWHRRDGKWQNVHFHGSGAPVAPLQ; from the exons ATGCCAG TCACTGTGTCCATGAGCTCTTTGCCCGCGTTCCTCCCACCCATCACTTTGCccctgagcagagggagccGCAG CCACTGCATCCAGCAGATCCTGGAGGCTGTCCTGCACTGTCACCAGATGGGGGTGGTCCACAGGGACCTCAAG cccgAGAACCTGCTCCTGGCCAGCAAGTGCAAAGGGGCAGCAGTGAAGCTGGCAGACTTTGGCCTCGCCATCGAGGTGCAGGGGGATCAGCAGGCCTGGTTTG gatTTGCAGGCACACCTGGCTACCTGTCCCCCGAGGTGCTGCGCAAAGAGGCCTATGGCAAACCCGTGGACATCTGGGCATGTG GGGTCATCCTGTACATCCTGCTGGTGGGCTACCCGCCGTTCTGGGACGAGGACCAGCACAAACTCTACCAACAGATCAAGGCTGGGGCCTACGAT tTCCCTTCACCTGAGTGGGACACGGTCACCCCCGAAGCCAAAAACCTCATCAACCAGATGCTGACCATCAACCCCGCCAAGCGCATCACAGCCCACGAGGCCCTCAAGCACCCGTGGGTCTGC caacGCTCCACCGTGGCCTCCATGATGCACAGGCAGGAGACAGTGGAGTGCTTGAAAAAGTTCAATGCCCGGAGGAAGCTCAAG GGTGCCATCCTCACCACCATGCTGGCCACCAGGAACTTCTCAG TGGGCAGACAGACCACCGCTCCTCCCACCATGTCGGCGGCCGCTGCCGGGGCCCCGCTGGGGCTGGTGGAACAAG CAGCTAAGAGCTTACTGAACAAGAAGGCGGACGGCGTCAAG ccccagaccAACAGCACCAAAGGCAGCGCCGGCGTCACCAGCCCCAAGGGCACCCTCCCGCCCACCGCTCTG GAGCCTCAAAGTACCGTAATCCATAACCCCGGGGACGGCGCCAAG GAGTCCTCCGACAGCACCAACACCACCATCGAGGACGAGGACACCAAAG CCCGCAAGCAGGAGATCATCAAGATCACGGAGCAGCTCATCGAGGCCGTCAACAACGGCGACTTCGAGGCCTACGC GAAGATCTGCGACCCGGGGCTCACCTCCTTTGAGCCCGAGGCGCTGGGCAACCTCGTGGAGGGGATGGACTTCCACCGCTTCTATTTCGAGAACT TGCTCTCCAAGAACAACAAGCCGATCCACACGACCATCCTGAACCCGCACGTTCACGTTATCGGGGAGGACGCGGCGTGCATCGCCTACATCCGCCTGACGCAGTACATCGACGGGCAGGGCCGGCCCCGCACCAGCCAGTCCGAGGAGACGCGCGTGTGGCACCGCCGCGACGGCAAGTGGCAGAACGTGCACTTCCACGGCTCGGGGGCCCCGGTGGCCCCGCTGCAGTGA
- the CAMK2B gene encoding calcium/calmodulin-dependent protein kinase type II subunit beta isoform X1, with the protein MATTVPCTRFTDEYQLYEEIGKGAFSVVRRCVKLCTGHEYAAKIINTKKLSARDHQKLEREARICRLLKHSNIVRLHDSISEEGFHYLVFDLVTGGELFEDIVAREYYSEADASHCIQQILEAVLHCHQMGVVHRDLKPENLLLASKCKGAAVKLADFGLAIEVQGDQQAWFGFAGTPGYLSPEVLRKEAYGKPVDIWACGVILYILLVGYPPFWDEDQHKLYQQIKAGAYDFPSPEWDTVTPEAKNLINQMLTINPAKRITAHEALKHPWVCQRSTVASMMHRQETVECLKKFNARRKLKGAILTTMLATRNFSVGRQTTAPPTMSAAAAGAPLGLVEQAAKSLLNKKADGVKPQTNSTKGSAGVTSPKGTLPPTALEPQSTVIHNPGDGAKESSDSTNTTIEDEDTKARKQEIIKITEQLIEAVNNGDFEAYAKICDPGLTSFEPEALGNLVEGMDFHRFYFENLLSKNNKPIHTTILNPHVHVIGEDAACIAYIRLTQYIDGQGRPRTSQSEETRVWHRRDGKWQNVHFHGSGAPVAPLQ; encoded by the exons ACCACCAGAAGCTGGAGCGCGAGGCGCGGATCTGCCGGCTGCTCAAGCACTCCAACATCG TGCGGCTCCACGACAGCATCTCCGAGGAGGGGTTCCATTACCTCGTCTTTGACCT GGTGACGGGCGGCGAGCTCTTTGAGGACATCGTGGCGCGGGAGTACTACAGTGAGGCTGATGCCAG CCACTGCATCCAGCAGATCCTGGAGGCTGTCCTGCACTGTCACCAGATGGGGGTGGTCCACAGGGACCTCAAG cccgAGAACCTGCTCCTGGCCAGCAAGTGCAAAGGGGCAGCAGTGAAGCTGGCAGACTTTGGCCTCGCCATCGAGGTGCAGGGGGATCAGCAGGCCTGGTTTG gatTTGCAGGCACACCTGGCTACCTGTCCCCCGAGGTGCTGCGCAAAGAGGCCTATGGCAAACCCGTGGACATCTGGGCATGTG GGGTCATCCTGTACATCCTGCTGGTGGGCTACCCGCCGTTCTGGGACGAGGACCAGCACAAACTCTACCAACAGATCAAGGCTGGGGCCTACGAT tTCCCTTCACCTGAGTGGGACACGGTCACCCCCGAAGCCAAAAACCTCATCAACCAGATGCTGACCATCAACCCCGCCAAGCGCATCACAGCCCACGAGGCCCTCAAGCACCCGTGGGTCTGC caacGCTCCACCGTGGCCTCCATGATGCACAGGCAGGAGACAGTGGAGTGCTTGAAAAAGTTCAATGCCCGGAGGAAGCTCAAG GGTGCCATCCTCACCACCATGCTGGCCACCAGGAACTTCTCAG TGGGCAGACAGACCACCGCTCCTCCCACCATGTCGGCGGCCGCTGCCGGGGCCCCGCTGGGGCTGGTGGAACAAG CAGCTAAGAGCTTACTGAACAAGAAGGCGGACGGCGTCAAG ccccagaccAACAGCACCAAAGGCAGCGCCGGCGTCACCAGCCCCAAGGGCACCCTCCCGCCCACCGCTCTG GAGCCTCAAAGTACCGTAATCCATAACCCCGGGGACGGCGCCAAG GAGTCCTCCGACAGCACCAACACCACCATCGAGGACGAGGACACCAAAG CCCGCAAGCAGGAGATCATCAAGATCACGGAGCAGCTCATCGAGGCCGTCAACAACGGCGACTTCGAGGCCTACGC GAAGATCTGCGACCCGGGGCTCACCTCCTTTGAGCCCGAGGCGCTGGGCAACCTCGTGGAGGGGATGGACTTCCACCGCTTCTATTTCGAGAACT TGCTCTCCAAGAACAACAAGCCGATCCACACGACCATCCTGAACCCGCACGTTCACGTTATCGGGGAGGACGCGGCGTGCATCGCCTACATCCGCCTGACGCAGTACATCGACGGGCAGGGCCGGCCCCGCACCAGCCAGTCCGAGGAGACGCGCGTGTGGCACCGCCGCGACGGCAAGTGGCAGAACGTGCACTTCCACGGCTCGGGGGCCCCGGTGGCCCCGCTGCAGTGA
- the CAMK2B gene encoding calcium/calmodulin-dependent protein kinase type II subunit beta isoform X4, whose product MATTVPCTRFTDEYQLYEEIGKGAFSVVRRCVKLCTGHEYAAKIINTKKLSARDHQKLEREARICRLLKHSNIVRLHDSISEEGFHYLVFDLVTGGELFEDIVAREYYSEADASHCIQQILEAVLHCHQMGVVHRDLKPENLLLASKCKGAAVKLADFGLAIEVQGDQQAWFGFAGTPGYLSPEVLRKEAYGKPVDIWACGVILYILLVGYPPFWDEDQHKLYQQIKAGAYDFPSPEWDTVTPEAKNLINQMLTINPAKRITAHEALKHPWVCQRSTVASMMHRQETVECLKKFNARRKLKGAILTTMLATRNFSVGRQTTAPPTMSAAAAGAPLGLVEQAKSLLNKKADGVKPQTNSTKGSAGVTSPKGTLPPTALESSDSTNTTIEDEDTKARKQEIIKITEQLIEAVNNGDFEAYAKICDPGLTSFEPEALGNLVEGMDFHRFYFENLLSKNNKPIHTTILNPHVHVIGEDAACIAYIRLTQYIDGQGRPRTSQSEETRVWHRRDGKWQNVHFHGSGAPVAPLQ is encoded by the exons ACCACCAGAAGCTGGAGCGCGAGGCGCGGATCTGCCGGCTGCTCAAGCACTCCAACATCG TGCGGCTCCACGACAGCATCTCCGAGGAGGGGTTCCATTACCTCGTCTTTGACCT GGTGACGGGCGGCGAGCTCTTTGAGGACATCGTGGCGCGGGAGTACTACAGTGAGGCTGATGCCAG CCACTGCATCCAGCAGATCCTGGAGGCTGTCCTGCACTGTCACCAGATGGGGGTGGTCCACAGGGACCTCAAG cccgAGAACCTGCTCCTGGCCAGCAAGTGCAAAGGGGCAGCAGTGAAGCTGGCAGACTTTGGCCTCGCCATCGAGGTGCAGGGGGATCAGCAGGCCTGGTTTG gatTTGCAGGCACACCTGGCTACCTGTCCCCCGAGGTGCTGCGCAAAGAGGCCTATGGCAAACCCGTGGACATCTGGGCATGTG GGGTCATCCTGTACATCCTGCTGGTGGGCTACCCGCCGTTCTGGGACGAGGACCAGCACAAACTCTACCAACAGATCAAGGCTGGGGCCTACGAT tTCCCTTCACCTGAGTGGGACACGGTCACCCCCGAAGCCAAAAACCTCATCAACCAGATGCTGACCATCAACCCCGCCAAGCGCATCACAGCCCACGAGGCCCTCAAGCACCCGTGGGTCTGC caacGCTCCACCGTGGCCTCCATGATGCACAGGCAGGAGACAGTGGAGTGCTTGAAAAAGTTCAATGCCCGGAGGAAGCTCAAG GGTGCCATCCTCACCACCATGCTGGCCACCAGGAACTTCTCAG TGGGCAGACAGACCACCGCTCCTCCCACCATGTCGGCGGCCGCTGCCGGGGCCCCGCTGGGGCTGGTGGAACAAG CTAAGAGCTTACTGAACAAGAAGGCGGACGGCGTCAAG ccccagaccAACAGCACCAAAGGCAGCGCCGGCGTCACCAGCCCCAAGGGCACCCTCCCGCCCACCGCTCTG GAGTCCTCCGACAGCACCAACACCACCATCGAGGACGAGGACACCAAAG CCCGCAAGCAGGAGATCATCAAGATCACGGAGCAGCTCATCGAGGCCGTCAACAACGGCGACTTCGAGGCCTACGC GAAGATCTGCGACCCGGGGCTCACCTCCTTTGAGCCCGAGGCGCTGGGCAACCTCGTGGAGGGGATGGACTTCCACCGCTTCTATTTCGAGAACT TGCTCTCCAAGAACAACAAGCCGATCCACACGACCATCCTGAACCCGCACGTTCACGTTATCGGGGAGGACGCGGCGTGCATCGCCTACATCCGCCTGACGCAGTACATCGACGGGCAGGGCCGGCCCCGCACCAGCCAGTCCGAGGAGACGCGCGTGTGGCACCGCCGCGACGGCAAGTGGCAGAACGTGCACTTCCACGGCTCGGGGGCCCCGGTGGCCCCGCTGCAGTGA
- the CAMK2B gene encoding calcium/calmodulin-dependent protein kinase type II subunit beta isoform X2, producing the protein MATTVPCTRFTDEYQLYEEIGKGAFSVVRRCVKLCTGHEYAAKIINTKKLSARDHQKLEREARICRLLKHSNIVRLHDSISEEGFHYLVFDLVTGGELFEDIVAREYYSEADASHCIQQILEAVLHCHQMGVVHRDLKPENLLLASKCKGAAVKLADFGLAIEVQGDQQAWFGFAGTPGYLSPEVLRKEAYGKPVDIWACGVILYILLVGYPPFWDEDQHKLYQQIKAGAYDFPSPEWDTVTPEAKNLINQMLTINPAKRITAHEALKHPWVCQRSTVASMMHRQETVECLKKFNARRKLKGAILTTMLATRNFSVGRQTTAPPTMSAAAAGAPLGLVEQAKSLLNKKADGVKPQTNSTKGSAGVTSPKGTLPPTALEPQSTVIHNPGDGAKESSDSTNTTIEDEDTKARKQEIIKITEQLIEAVNNGDFEAYAKICDPGLTSFEPEALGNLVEGMDFHRFYFENLLSKNNKPIHTTILNPHVHVIGEDAACIAYIRLTQYIDGQGRPRTSQSEETRVWHRRDGKWQNVHFHGSGAPVAPLQ; encoded by the exons ACCACCAGAAGCTGGAGCGCGAGGCGCGGATCTGCCGGCTGCTCAAGCACTCCAACATCG TGCGGCTCCACGACAGCATCTCCGAGGAGGGGTTCCATTACCTCGTCTTTGACCT GGTGACGGGCGGCGAGCTCTTTGAGGACATCGTGGCGCGGGAGTACTACAGTGAGGCTGATGCCAG CCACTGCATCCAGCAGATCCTGGAGGCTGTCCTGCACTGTCACCAGATGGGGGTGGTCCACAGGGACCTCAAG cccgAGAACCTGCTCCTGGCCAGCAAGTGCAAAGGGGCAGCAGTGAAGCTGGCAGACTTTGGCCTCGCCATCGAGGTGCAGGGGGATCAGCAGGCCTGGTTTG gatTTGCAGGCACACCTGGCTACCTGTCCCCCGAGGTGCTGCGCAAAGAGGCCTATGGCAAACCCGTGGACATCTGGGCATGTG GGGTCATCCTGTACATCCTGCTGGTGGGCTACCCGCCGTTCTGGGACGAGGACCAGCACAAACTCTACCAACAGATCAAGGCTGGGGCCTACGAT tTCCCTTCACCTGAGTGGGACACGGTCACCCCCGAAGCCAAAAACCTCATCAACCAGATGCTGACCATCAACCCCGCCAAGCGCATCACAGCCCACGAGGCCCTCAAGCACCCGTGGGTCTGC caacGCTCCACCGTGGCCTCCATGATGCACAGGCAGGAGACAGTGGAGTGCTTGAAAAAGTTCAATGCCCGGAGGAAGCTCAAG GGTGCCATCCTCACCACCATGCTGGCCACCAGGAACTTCTCAG TGGGCAGACAGACCACCGCTCCTCCCACCATGTCGGCGGCCGCTGCCGGGGCCCCGCTGGGGCTGGTGGAACAAG CTAAGAGCTTACTGAACAAGAAGGCGGACGGCGTCAAG ccccagaccAACAGCACCAAAGGCAGCGCCGGCGTCACCAGCCCCAAGGGCACCCTCCCGCCCACCGCTCTG GAGCCTCAAAGTACCGTAATCCATAACCCCGGGGACGGCGCCAAG GAGTCCTCCGACAGCACCAACACCACCATCGAGGACGAGGACACCAAAG CCCGCAAGCAGGAGATCATCAAGATCACGGAGCAGCTCATCGAGGCCGTCAACAACGGCGACTTCGAGGCCTACGC GAAGATCTGCGACCCGGGGCTCACCTCCTTTGAGCCCGAGGCGCTGGGCAACCTCGTGGAGGGGATGGACTTCCACCGCTTCTATTTCGAGAACT TGCTCTCCAAGAACAACAAGCCGATCCACACGACCATCCTGAACCCGCACGTTCACGTTATCGGGGAGGACGCGGCGTGCATCGCCTACATCCGCCTGACGCAGTACATCGACGGGCAGGGCCGGCCCCGCACCAGCCAGTCCGAGGAGACGCGCGTGTGGCACCGCCGCGACGGCAAGTGGCAGAACGTGCACTTCCACGGCTCGGGGGCCCCGGTGGCCCCGCTGCAGTGA
- the CAMK2B gene encoding calcium/calmodulin-dependent protein kinase type II subunit beta isoform X8, which yields MPVTVSMSSLPAFLPPITLPLSRGSRSHCIQQILEAVLHCHQMGVVHRDLKPENLLLASKCKGAAVKLADFGLAIEVQGDQQAWFGFAGTPGYLSPEVLRKEAYGKPVDIWACGVILYILLVGYPPFWDEDQHKLYQQIKAGAYDFPSPEWDTVTPEAKNLINQMLTINPAKRITAHEALKHPWVCQRSTVASMMHRQETVECLKKFNARRKLKGAILTTMLATRNFSVGRQTTAPPTMSAAAAGAPLGLVEQAKSLLNKKADGVKPQTNSTKGSAGVTSPKGTLPPTALEPQSTVIHNPGDGAKESSDSTNTTIEDEDTKARKQEIIKITEQLIEAVNNGDFEAYAKICDPGLTSFEPEALGNLVEGMDFHRFYFENLLSKNNKPIHTTILNPHVHVIGEDAACIAYIRLTQYIDGQGRPRTSQSEETRVWHRRDGKWQNVHFHGSGAPVAPLQ from the exons ATGCCAG TCACTGTGTCCATGAGCTCTTTGCCCGCGTTCCTCCCACCCATCACTTTGCccctgagcagagggagccGCAG CCACTGCATCCAGCAGATCCTGGAGGCTGTCCTGCACTGTCACCAGATGGGGGTGGTCCACAGGGACCTCAAG cccgAGAACCTGCTCCTGGCCAGCAAGTGCAAAGGGGCAGCAGTGAAGCTGGCAGACTTTGGCCTCGCCATCGAGGTGCAGGGGGATCAGCAGGCCTGGTTTG gatTTGCAGGCACACCTGGCTACCTGTCCCCCGAGGTGCTGCGCAAAGAGGCCTATGGCAAACCCGTGGACATCTGGGCATGTG GGGTCATCCTGTACATCCTGCTGGTGGGCTACCCGCCGTTCTGGGACGAGGACCAGCACAAACTCTACCAACAGATCAAGGCTGGGGCCTACGAT tTCCCTTCACCTGAGTGGGACACGGTCACCCCCGAAGCCAAAAACCTCATCAACCAGATGCTGACCATCAACCCCGCCAAGCGCATCACAGCCCACGAGGCCCTCAAGCACCCGTGGGTCTGC caacGCTCCACCGTGGCCTCCATGATGCACAGGCAGGAGACAGTGGAGTGCTTGAAAAAGTTCAATGCCCGGAGGAAGCTCAAG GGTGCCATCCTCACCACCATGCTGGCCACCAGGAACTTCTCAG TGGGCAGACAGACCACCGCTCCTCCCACCATGTCGGCGGCCGCTGCCGGGGCCCCGCTGGGGCTGGTGGAACAAG CTAAGAGCTTACTGAACAAGAAGGCGGACGGCGTCAAG ccccagaccAACAGCACCAAAGGCAGCGCCGGCGTCACCAGCCCCAAGGGCACCCTCCCGCCCACCGCTCTG GAGCCTCAAAGTACCGTAATCCATAACCCCGGGGACGGCGCCAAG GAGTCCTCCGACAGCACCAACACCACCATCGAGGACGAGGACACCAAAG CCCGCAAGCAGGAGATCATCAAGATCACGGAGCAGCTCATCGAGGCCGTCAACAACGGCGACTTCGAGGCCTACGC GAAGATCTGCGACCCGGGGCTCACCTCCTTTGAGCCCGAGGCGCTGGGCAACCTCGTGGAGGGGATGGACTTCCACCGCTTCTATTTCGAGAACT TGCTCTCCAAGAACAACAAGCCGATCCACACGACCATCCTGAACCCGCACGTTCACGTTATCGGGGAGGACGCGGCGTGCATCGCCTACATCCGCCTGACGCAGTACATCGACGGGCAGGGCCGGCCCCGCACCAGCCAGTCCGAGGAGACGCGCGTGTGGCACCGCCGCGACGGCAAGTGGCAGAACGTGCACTTCCACGGCTCGGGGGCCCCGGTGGCCCCGCTGCAGTGA